The following proteins come from a genomic window of Shewanella halifaxensis HAW-EB4:
- a CDS encoding sugar diacid recognition domain-containing protein has translation MYFLDGSLARQIVKRTMKIIGHNINVMNNHGVILGSGELHRIGAIHEGALLAISQKRTVEISTHSTGTLQGVKPGINLPLHYKGEIIGVIGITGEPEKLRSYGELLKMTAEIIVEQANTIEQAQWQSRQKEELIIELIKSEGAFTSHQRNWASQLNIDLNAPRVAAVIQVQADEEETTANSMLKQVLHLLENPSRGNLVAMTSMTELVILKPAFLDGKSWDPTLESERIDQLLSRLPKELNSRLKISLGHFFPKPEEINRSYQTALETLTIGQQMQPEHSKYLYEDYSLQVLLSVLKDNWRGKELLSPYQALVKADKNGQLIKTMNAYLLHFGDLQQCANVLFIHRNTLRYRLDRIQQITGANLNQLDGLLQLYIGQVMLEQPKQR, from the coding sequence GTGTACTTTCTAGATGGTTCATTAGCACGGCAGATTGTTAAGCGCACCATGAAGATCATCGGTCATAATATCAATGTTATGAATAATCATGGCGTTATTTTAGGTTCTGGAGAACTCCATCGCATAGGTGCCATACACGAAGGTGCATTACTGGCTATTAGTCAAAAGCGCACCGTAGAGATCAGCACTCACAGCACAGGTACACTCCAAGGCGTAAAGCCCGGTATCAACCTTCCATTGCACTATAAAGGGGAGATCATCGGTGTTATTGGTATCACTGGAGAACCAGAAAAGCTGCGTAGCTACGGTGAGCTACTCAAGATGACCGCCGAGATCATCGTCGAGCAAGCCAATACCATAGAACAAGCTCAATGGCAGTCTCGGCAAAAAGAGGAGCTGATCATTGAGCTGATTAAATCAGAGGGGGCATTTACTTCGCATCAACGTAACTGGGCTTCACAGCTTAATATTGATCTCAATGCACCGCGTGTTGCTGCAGTTATTCAAGTACAGGCCGACGAGGAGGAAACCACAGCTAACTCGATGCTAAAGCAAGTATTGCACCTGCTAGAGAATCCGTCGCGCGGAAATCTTGTAGCGATGACGTCGATGACCGAATTAGTGATTTTAAAACCCGCTTTTCTTGATGGGAAATCTTGGGACCCGACTCTTGAAAGTGAACGTATAGATCAACTCCTCAGTAGGCTTCCAAAAGAGCTTAATAGTCGCCTAAAGATCTCACTAGGACATTTCTTTCCTAAACCTGAAGAGATTAATCGCTCTTACCAGACGGCATTAGAAACCTTGACCATTGGCCAACAGATGCAGCCCGAACACAGTAAATACCTTTACGAAGACTATTCGCTACAGGTGCTATTATCAGTGCTTAAGGATAATTGGCGCGGCAAAGAACTACTCAGCCCCTATCAAGCATTAGTCAAGGCTGACAAAAATGGTCAATTGATAAAAACGATGAATGCTTACTTATTGCATTTTGGTGATCTGCAGCAATGTGCTAATGTTCTTTTTATTCATCGAAATACGCTACGCTATAGACTCGATAGGATCCAGCAAATAACGGGTGCAAACCTCAATCAGCTAGATGGGTTATTGCAGCTGTATATTGGCCAAGTGATGCTAGAACAACCTAAGCAAAGGTAA
- a CDS encoding CS1-pili formation C-terminal domain-containing protein, whose translation MRYNKIALSILFGLSCTLTPQLSLPVYASVKSEGIAIPDEFAELYSGSTEAFDFQLASAKEQLVIKLNSTPTSASLNRESKVSVEQYLTRLNVKREAVADIITAMKNITTSSLCLGKVSECELMPERYAFTYDFEHKKLSLFINADLIDSQKTTRQFHEATNQQYGVINSVNLNYHYFGDGGASLIGRDETLIGLKYGSIKSSLYADTAANKFEAEQLSYDFESQNRRFQFGHFKYGYEQNTTAFMDLSGSYSQDIINYSSSQNLIDGGKQNNRRLFYILPNKGRIEVYRDGHLIYSKNVDAGQQSIAFRDLPYGSYTASIVVISAGREILKERQQIVNNSAFSLNKGEYDYSFSAGRFNDRYDNSYDGGVEQSQLTKIQAKLGYLVGPDSFIQADGFIHDGDYSYKRTGGLNAYLKTLTEPYSLQLESNNFVEGKLSYQLTDSTMIGGRILSNSDSTLSELGVKTSLSDDSTAQLKFASFSNGSQFIAADVSFYNIGVGYEKFDSADSDFGLDNFMLSNTGYQRLNVNLSSDLWGGQGYVLYVNNKLDAENEAQPFLDQSDYWSVSAGFSHSFVADSVINFSATFQGGESFGVKDDWYASVLWSVPLSAGWSASSSVSVSRQGLDEFRNSVANDRQLSRNLSMNNELGISYNGTDIERNMSSDLSSNINYNNGYVASDTYAYISSDGTHSVSSSFNSTQVLSGKGEVYFSSEQSDAYIIVDAQNQGSDDAHRGLLSIYDDNTLSYSENIDREETIIPVNKYKAFNARLDTDSSNYISDQTREVSGYSLPGTVISLDLDLVKVKTFISSFDDVNHQVIADVECTGEGCIDVEQVEEGVFKISVIAGSDYQLVSENQTCVTPTLDRDSTHIVNTGNNYCLPGLDNDDTLMLAQDKSLQAVTIDGNEYYFIGVFTNEDERVNTNRKLEEVGLAVITRIVGQRQYLYVTNESSLSASQVSLLNELSLYAKSLIEDDSFAHNWN comes from the coding sequence ATGAGATACAACAAAATCGCCCTATCGATCCTATTTGGCTTATCTTGCACGCTTACCCCACAGTTATCTTTACCCGTATATGCCTCGGTGAAGAGTGAGGGGATTGCAATCCCTGATGAGTTTGCCGAGCTCTATTCTGGCAGCACTGAGGCGTTTGATTTTCAGCTAGCCAGTGCTAAAGAGCAGTTGGTTATTAAGCTCAACTCAACGCCTACCTCTGCGTCTTTAAATAGGGAAAGCAAGGTCAGTGTTGAGCAATACTTGACCCGTCTGAATGTTAAGCGAGAGGCGGTGGCTGACATTATCACGGCAATGAAAAATATTACGACATCTTCTTTATGTCTGGGAAAGGTGTCTGAATGTGAGTTGATGCCTGAGCGCTATGCCTTTACTTATGACTTTGAGCATAAAAAGTTGAGCTTATTTATTAATGCTGACTTGATTGATAGCCAAAAAACGACTCGCCAGTTTCACGAGGCAACTAATCAGCAATACGGTGTGATTAATAGTGTTAATTTGAACTATCACTACTTTGGTGATGGCGGAGCGTCGCTTATAGGCCGTGATGAAACCTTGATAGGCTTAAAGTATGGCTCGATAAAATCGAGTCTTTATGCCGATACTGCGGCGAATAAATTTGAAGCCGAGCAGCTATCTTATGACTTTGAAAGTCAAAATCGACGCTTTCAATTTGGCCACTTTAAGTATGGCTATGAGCAAAATACCACAGCGTTTATGGATCTATCCGGTAGTTATTCTCAGGATATTATCAATTACTCGTCCTCGCAAAACTTGATCGATGGTGGTAAGCAAAATAATCGCCGCTTGTTTTACATCTTGCCCAATAAGGGACGAATAGAGGTCTATCGAGATGGACACTTAATCTATAGCAAGAATGTGGATGCCGGGCAGCAAAGTATCGCATTTCGTGATCTTCCCTATGGTTCATACACGGCCTCGATAGTGGTGATCTCTGCCGGGCGAGAGATCTTAAAGGAGCGCCAGCAGATTGTTAATAACAGCGCTTTCTCGCTGAATAAAGGTGAATATGACTACAGTTTCTCTGCGGGGCGATTCAACGATAGATACGATAATAGTTATGACGGCGGCGTAGAGCAAAGTCAGCTAACTAAGATACAAGCTAAGTTAGGTTATTTAGTTGGCCCAGACAGTTTTATACAGGCCGATGGCTTTATTCATGATGGCGATTACTCCTATAAACGCACTGGCGGGCTTAATGCCTACCTTAAAACGCTAACGGAGCCTTATTCGCTGCAACTCGAAAGTAATAACTTTGTTGAAGGTAAGCTTTCATATCAGTTAACAGATAGCACCATGATAGGTGGGCGAATTTTGTCAAACTCAGACAGTACCTTGTCTGAGCTAGGCGTTAAGACATCATTGAGTGATGACTCTACTGCGCAGTTGAAATTCGCTTCGTTTTCAAATGGTAGCCAATTTATTGCAGCAGATGTGAGCTTTTACAATATCGGTGTTGGCTATGAGAAGTTTGATTCAGCCGACAGCGATTTTGGTTTAGATAACTTCATGTTGTCCAATACTGGTTACCAGCGCCTTAATGTGAACCTTTCTTCTGATCTTTGGGGCGGACAGGGCTATGTGCTTTATGTGAATAATAAGCTCGATGCTGAAAACGAGGCGCAACCGTTTCTTGATCAAAGTGATTATTGGTCGGTGAGTGCAGGTTTTTCACATTCGTTTGTAGCGGATTCAGTGATTAACTTTTCGGCGACATTTCAAGGCGGCGAAAGCTTTGGTGTTAAAGACGACTGGTATGCCAGCGTGCTGTGGTCTGTGCCTTTGTCTGCTGGATGGAGTGCAAGCTCATCGGTATCGGTGAGTCGACAAGGGCTCGATGAATTTAGAAACAGTGTGGCTAATGACAGGCAATTGAGTCGTAACTTGTCGATGAATAACGAGCTCGGGATCAGCTATAACGGCACCGATATCGAGCGCAATATGAGTAGCGATCTATCCAGTAATATTAATTACAACAATGGCTATGTGGCGTCAGATACCTATGCCTATATCAGCTCAGATGGCACCCACTCTGTAAGCTCAAGTTTTAATAGCACTCAGGTGTTATCGGGGAAAGGAGAAGTCTATTTTAGCTCAGAGCAAAGTGACGCTTACATCATTGTTGATGCGCAGAATCAGGGAAGCGATGACGCTCACCGTGGGCTGCTTTCTATTTATGATGATAACACGCTGAGCTATAGCGAAAATATTGATCGAGAAGAGACGATTATTCCAGTCAATAAATATAAGGCATTCAATGCGCGTTTAGACACGGATTCATCAAATTATATTAGCGATCAAACGCGAGAAGTCTCCGGTTATAGCCTGCCTGGTACCGTGATCTCACTGGATCTCGACTTAGTTAAAGTGAAAACCTTTATCTCTTCTTTTGATGATGTGAATCATCAAGTCATTGCTGACGTTGAGTGTACAGGAGAGGGCTGTATTGATGTCGAACAGGTTGAAGAGGGCGTGTTTAAGATTTCTGTGATTGCGGGCTCTGATTACCAGTTGGTATCAGAAAACCAAACTTGTGTGACACCGACCCTAGATAGAGACTCGACTCACATCGTTAATACAGGCAATAACTATTGCCTACCGGGTTTAGACAATGATGACACATTAATGCTGGCACAAGATAAGTCGCTGCAAGCGGTCACTATTGATGGCAATGAGTATTACTTTATTGGTGTTTTTACCAATGAAGATGAACGGGTGAATACAAACCGCAAACTTGAAGAAGTGGGTTTGGCAGTCATCACTCGCATCGTCGGTCAGCGGCAATATCTTTACGTGACTAATGAGTCAAGTCTTAGCGCTAGCCAAGTATCGCTGTTAAACGAATTAAGCCTTTATGCAAAGAGTCTGATTGAAGATGACAGCTTTGCTCACAACTGGAATTAA
- a CDS encoding pilus assembly FimT family protein, which produces MILSKTAKNGFTLIELVVVIIVLGILAVIALPKFVNFHADSKVAVLDGIAGAMKSGLDLVHSKAVIEGENVGSGSIEYAGVTIPLYNGYPAVDGNDSFDELNRQVRAWLDIDSVSLTTIKLDNDAAPFFVDKSTANNHIYIFFSEDLNDKSVSFNCHIRYENAINATEPVITVKHSDC; this is translated from the coding sequence ATGATACTCAGCAAGACTGCCAAAAATGGCTTCACATTAATCGAATTGGTCGTGGTCATCATCGTACTGGGAATTTTAGCGGTTATCGCCTTGCCCAAGTTTGTTAATTTTCACGCCGACAGTAAAGTCGCAGTGCTAGATGGTATCGCTGGTGCCATGAAAAGTGGCCTGGATTTAGTCCACAGCAAGGCTGTTATTGAAGGAGAAAATGTCGGTTCTGGAAGCATTGAATATGCAGGAGTCACTATTCCGCTTTACAATGGCTACCCCGCCGTTGATGGCAATGATAGCTTCGATGAGCTTAATCGTCAGGTTCGCGCTTGGCTTGATATCGACTCAGTATCACTGACCACTATCAAACTTGATAATGATGCAGCGCCTTTCTTTGTCGACAAATCCACGGCTAATAATCACATTTATATCTTTTTCTCTGAAGATCTTAATGATAAAAGCGTCAGCTTTAACTGCCATATTCGTTATGAAAATGCCATTAACGCCACAGAGCCTGTCATTACCGTCAAACACAGTGACTGTTAG
- a CDS encoding OmpA family protein, giving the protein MSPIKFICFVSIFLLCQDAVAAKSFYSDGDFYFGGKLGGVLLDSEEPLEPGENKMVNLSSGLTLGYNINSYLSVETDMSYLGQYQDELSGEDKNLFAIGASLSTRYRLSDDAALYVKLGPAWVEDNVSLSSGLGIKYRLSPNWELDSGYRWIKDTPSTDDDLYEFTLGINYKFGVVSHQPVRPAVEPTLKHKKKVELLDATSTTAITVSKPVSISAKSLFGFDSSKLVATEALAEVLKNVIASKDTEICITAYTDSLGAKEYNLTLSKQRAEATRSYFISNGVEPSRIHVDWKGEASPVATNRTAEGRALNRRVKIELN; this is encoded by the coding sequence ATGAGCCCGATAAAGTTTATCTGTTTTGTCAGTATATTCTTGCTCTGCCAGGATGCTGTGGCAGCTAAAAGTTTTTATAGTGATGGTGATTTTTATTTTGGTGGCAAGCTGGGTGGCGTATTACTGGACAGTGAAGAGCCGCTAGAGCCGGGGGAGAACAAAATGGTTAACCTTAGCTCGGGTTTGACCCTAGGATATAACATCAACTCTTATTTATCGGTAGAAACGGATATGAGTTATCTAGGCCAGTATCAAGATGAGCTATCTGGAGAAGATAAAAACTTATTTGCAATCGGGGCTTCTTTGTCGACTCGATATCGACTCAGTGATGATGCCGCGCTGTATGTTAAATTAGGTCCAGCCTGGGTTGAAGATAACGTGTCGCTTAGTAGTGGTTTAGGTATCAAGTATCGACTATCACCCAACTGGGAGCTTGATAGCGGATATCGCTGGATTAAAGATACCCCAAGCACTGATGATGACTTGTATGAGTTTACGCTAGGGATTAACTATAAGTTTGGTGTTGTCTCACATCAGCCTGTACGCCCAGCGGTAGAGCCAACGCTTAAACATAAAAAGAAAGTTGAACTCCTTGACGCAACATCGACAACCGCCATTACGGTATCGAAACCCGTATCAATCAGTGCTAAAAGTTTATTTGGATTTGATAGTAGTAAGCTTGTTGCCACTGAAGCTTTAGCTGAGGTGCTAAAAAATGTAATAGCGAGTAAGGATACTGAGATCTGTATTACCGCCTACACTGACAGCTTAGGCGCGAAGGAGTATAACTTAACGCTATCGAAACAACGCGCCGAAGCGACTCGAAGCTATTTTATCTCCAACGGCGTAGAGCCAAGCCGTATCCATGTCGATTGGAAAGGGGAGGCGAGCCCCGTAGCTACAAACAGAACCGCTGAGGGGCGAGCGTTAAATCGTAGAGTCAAAATCGAGCTCAATTAA
- a CDS encoding helix-turn-helix domain-containing protein — MELFSLLLKSRNEYGLTQAEMVEKLSLYHKVFVNLDLITYSRWERGVSMPSTLRIIQLLTFAEYDVLSYLIELDLKLSKTKVNQLRRIEALAFDQQDLIQTSYYPVTDTRFYKYTASMPLTDLRKLALICESSAKFFNLTERDVQERCERAITLQEQGALHMLTCEGSPDYLYAHAMMSVHNEHEREQLINEFVDFYNIPREPNISGDKIIFFHSVMKFNYRWWEFGVFHLLKLLLDDPEIKEIFMVVRDKTAEQPYISFGFEVLAEFEEENPLAGIRKLISISRDDYLSHHGVIAWLKEHAEFVNMPMSIEN; from the coding sequence ATGGAACTCTTCTCGTTACTGTTAAAGAGCCGCAATGAATATGGCTTGACGCAAGCTGAAATGGTCGAGAAATTATCTTTATACCATAAGGTTTTTGTTAACCTCGATTTGATCACATATAGCCGTTGGGAGCGCGGAGTCTCAATGCCATCGACATTGCGAATTATTCAGCTGCTCACCTTCGCGGAATATGATGTGTTAAGTTATTTAATTGAGTTAGACCTCAAGCTATCAAAAACAAAAGTTAATCAGCTAAGGCGTATCGAAGCACTGGCTTTTGATCAGCAAGATTTGATTCAAACCTCTTATTACCCTGTAACAGATACACGCTTTTATAAATACACTGCATCTATGCCGCTAACAGATCTACGTAAATTGGCGCTGATCTGTGAAAGTAGCGCCAAGTTTTTTAACTTAACAGAGCGAGACGTGCAAGAAAGATGTGAGCGGGCGATCACCTTACAAGAGCAAGGCGCGTTGCATATGCTTACCTGCGAGGGAAGCCCCGATTATCTCTATGCTCACGCTATGATGTCTGTGCACAACGAGCATGAAAGAGAACAGCTCATCAATGAGTTTGTCGATTTTTATAATATCCCCAGAGAACCTAACATTAGCGGTGACAAAATTATTTTCTTTCACTCAGTCATGAAGTTTAATTATCGCTGGTGGGAGTTTGGTGTTTTTCATTTGCTTAAACTTTTGTTGGACGATCCTGAGATCAAAGAGATATTTATGGTTGTTAGGGACAAAACGGCTGAACAACCCTATATCAGCTTTGGTTTTGAGGTCCTAGCTGAGTTTGAGGAAGAAAACCCTTTAGCGGGCATACGTAAATTGATCAGTATCAGCAGAGACGATTACCTGTCACATCATGGGGTAATAGCTTGGTTGAAAGAGCACGCAGAGTTCGTAAATATGCCCATGTCCATAGAAAACTAG
- a CDS encoding DmsE family decaheme c-type cytochrome, with protein sequence MKITKRLKTLLPALMATAVLSLGFAQTATASKWDAKMTPDEVEVILDQKFAEGKYSPKGADSCLMCHRKSEKVMDLFKGVHGSVDSSKSPMAGLQCEACHGPMGKHNRGGNEPMIAFGPDSTLAPELQNSVCMSCHKDDKRMDWNGGHHDNADVACASCHSVHTAKDPVLSKNTEMEVCTSCHTQQKADMNKRSSHPMKWAQMVCSDCHNPHGTMSEADLVKPNVNETCYSCHAEKRGPKLWEHAPVTEDCVTCHNPHGSVNEGMLKTRAPQLCQQCHSSAHSGQALFGNTAQGSTVGGNAMTGGRSCLNCHNQIHGSNHPSGKLLQR encoded by the coding sequence ATGAAGATCACAAAAAGATTAAAAACCCTACTACCCGCCTTAATGGCGACGGCGGTACTGTCACTTGGTTTTGCTCAAACAGCCACTGCTTCTAAGTGGGATGCCAAGATGACGCCTGATGAAGTCGAAGTCATACTGGATCAGAAATTTGCCGAAGGTAAGTACTCACCAAAAGGTGCTGACTCTTGCCTTATGTGTCACCGCAAGTCTGAAAAAGTGATGGACCTGTTCAAAGGCGTTCACGGTTCAGTAGATTCGAGCAAGAGCCCAATGGCTGGCCTTCAATGTGAAGCGTGTCACGGCCCTATGGGTAAGCATAACCGCGGCGGCAACGAGCCAATGATCGCCTTCGGTCCAGACTCTACTCTGGCGCCAGAGCTGCAAAACAGTGTTTGTATGAGCTGTCATAAAGATGACAAGCGTATGGATTGGAATGGTGGACACCATGACAATGCAGATGTTGCTTGTGCTTCTTGTCACTCTGTACATACAGCCAAAGATCCTGTTCTTTCTAAGAACACTGAAATGGAAGTGTGTACTAGCTGTCATACTCAGCAAAAAGCTGACATGAACAAGCGTTCAAGCCACCCAATGAAGTGGGCGCAAATGGTGTGTAGCGATTGTCACAATCCACACGGCACCATGAGCGAGGCGGATCTTGTTAAGCCTAACGTTAATGAAACCTGCTACTCATGCCATGCGGAGAAGCGCGGCCCAAAACTGTGGGAGCATGCACCCGTTACTGAAGACTGTGTGACATGCCACAACCCACATGGAAGCGTTAACGAAGGTATGCTTAAGACTCGTGCTCCACAGCTATGTCAACAGTGCCACTCTTCTGCGCATAGCGGTCAAGCACTCTTTGGCAACACAGCTCAAGGTTCAACTGTCGGCGGCAATGCCATGACAGGCGGCCGTAGCTGTCTGAACTGTCATAACCAGATCCATGGTTCAAACCATCCATCTGGCAAGCTACTGCAGCGCTAA
- a CDS encoding MtrB/PioB family decaheme-associated outer membrane protein, with protein MKFKLNLVTLALLTNAGMFMSGAAIAADGYGIQNANTEKVKFDKWVCKNCKVEKGVAGTVGIGAGYSDSDDIRSANAFATEDGFAGKVDADVKYTGENGYQATIEAENLGMEDSRAEINAGKAGQYNLNLNYRQIATYKTDKAMSPYQGIGGDDLTLPGDWVHGGSTQDMTNLYSSLNPLELSLKRKRAGLGFEYQAETLWSTYVNYQREDKTGLKQASGSFYNQSMMIAEPVDYTTDTLEAGVSFSGDNWFTSVNYNGSIFKNEYSELSFENAFSPTFGAQTTGYMSLDPDNEAHTVSVLGQYVAGSTVMNGRVYLGQMTQDQDFNTSGYGYQMPSESLDGRVDTQGATLKVVSRINRQLRLNASYDYSDRDNKTNVEEWTQISIDSTTGQVAYNTPYDITTHKAKLGADYRLARGHKLEGGFDYRKDERSYSDRETTDESTLWAKYQLSAFANWNMWVKGSYGQRDGSHYQASEWTSDESNDLLRRYNLADRKRTQIEARVTHSPIDSLTLDFGARYALDDYNETQIGLTESKDMSYDASVSYLINDDMTVTAFYNRQNIDSDQAGSSNNGAANWFGVVEDQFDIIGAGFSYNNLMDQKLRLGVDYTYSDSNSNTQVTQGITGDYGDYYAKVHNVNVYALYKATEKMDLRLDYKMENYKDNDAANDIAPDSISNVLSFGSNSHDYNAHLIMLSVSYRL; from the coding sequence ATGAAATTCAAATTAAATTTAGTCACGCTCGCTTTGCTAACCAATGCTGGCATGTTTATGTCTGGCGCTGCGATTGCGGCTGATGGTTATGGCATTCAAAATGCGAACACTGAAAAAGTAAAATTCGACAAGTGGGTTTGCAAAAACTGTAAAGTCGAAAAAGGTGTAGCTGGTACTGTTGGTATTGGCGCAGGCTATAGCGACAGCGATGACATTCGCTCTGCGAATGCTTTTGCTACCGAAGATGGCTTTGCCGGTAAAGTTGACGCCGATGTGAAATACACCGGCGAAAATGGCTACCAAGCCACTATCGAAGCTGAAAATCTAGGCATGGAAGATAGCCGCGCAGAGATCAATGCAGGTAAAGCGGGTCAATACAACTTGAACCTAAACTACCGTCAAATCGCAACCTACAAAACTGATAAGGCGATGAGCCCTTATCAAGGTATCGGTGGCGATGACCTTACCCTACCGGGTGATTGGGTTCATGGCGGCAGCACGCAAGATATGACAAACTTGTACTCAAGTCTTAATCCACTTGAGCTTTCACTTAAGCGTAAACGCGCAGGCTTAGGTTTCGAGTATCAAGCTGAAACGCTGTGGAGCACTTACGTTAACTATCAACGTGAAGACAAGACTGGTCTAAAACAAGCATCGGGTAGTTTTTATAATCAATCTATGATGATTGCCGAGCCTGTTGATTACACCACAGATACCCTTGAAGCGGGCGTTAGCTTCTCTGGTGACAACTGGTTTACTTCAGTAAACTATAACGGCTCAATCTTCAAGAATGAGTATAGTGAACTGTCTTTTGAAAATGCGTTCAGCCCAACTTTTGGTGCGCAAACAACTGGCTACATGTCTTTAGACCCTGATAACGAAGCGCATACCGTTTCAGTTCTTGGTCAATATGTTGCAGGCAGTACCGTGATGAATGGTCGAGTCTACTTGGGCCAGATGACTCAAGATCAGGACTTCAACACATCGGGTTACGGCTATCAAATGCCAAGCGAATCACTAGATGGCCGGGTCGATACTCAAGGTGCAACCCTGAAGGTTGTTTCTCGTATTAATCGTCAGCTACGTTTAAACGCAAGTTACGATTATAGCGACCGCGATAACAAGACTAATGTTGAAGAGTGGACGCAGATCAGCATCGATTCAACAACAGGTCAAGTGGCTTACAATACGCCTTACGACATCACCACTCATAAAGCTAAGCTGGGTGCAGACTACCGTCTAGCACGCGGCCATAAGCTTGAAGGTGGATTCGACTACCGTAAAGATGAGCGTAGCTATTCTGATCGCGAAACCACTGACGAAAGCACACTTTGGGCTAAGTACCAGCTCAGCGCTTTTGCTAACTGGAACATGTGGGTCAAGGGTAGCTATGGTCAACGTGATGGCTCTCATTACCAAGCATCTGAGTGGACTTCTGACGAGTCAAATGATCTACTGCGCAGATACAATCTTGCCGATAGAAAGCGTACGCAAATCGAAGCCCGTGTGACTCACAGCCCAATCGATAGTCTGACGCTAGACTTTGGTGCTCGTTACGCACTTGATGATTATAACGAAACACAAATAGGCCTAACTGAATCGAAAGATATGAGTTATGACGCCAGTGTTAGTTACCTAATCAATGATGACATGACAGTAACGGCGTTTTATAACCGTCAGAACATCGATTCAGATCAAGCGGGTAGCAGCAATAATGGTGCAGCCAACTGGTTTGGTGTAGTTGAAGATCAATTCGATATTATCGGTGCAGGCTTTAGCTATAACAATCTAATGGATCAGAAGCTTCGTCTAGGTGTTGATTACACGTACTCAGACTCTAACAGTAACACCCAAGTCACTCAGGGCATTACTGGTGACTACGGTGATTATTACGCTAAAGTGCATAACGTCAACGTTTACGCCTTATACAAAGCGACAGAAAAGATGGATCTGCGCTTAGACTATAAGATGGAAAACTATAAAGACAATGATGCAGCAAATGACATCGCGCCTGATAGCATCTCGAATGTGTTGAGTTTTGGCAGCAATAGCCACGACTATAACGCACATTTGATCATGCTTAGCGTAAGTTACCGTTTGTAG
- a CDS encoding uracil-DNA glycosylase family protein — translation MPNERNFIQLQADIAQCQICSEFLPLEPKPIVQLGKYAKILIAGQAPGQKTHYKGRPFGDASGERLRTWLGVTKEQFYDPNLFAILPMGFCYPGSYTSADKQSGDKPPRPECAKKWRQDVLNRLEHIELTLLVGKYAIEWHLKQKLSVTQSVANWQALWPNTLVMPHPSPRNNIWLKRHSEFEQEIVPQLQQRVAALIKQP, via the coding sequence ATGCCTAACGAACGTAACTTCATTCAACTCCAAGCAGATATCGCTCAATGCCAGATCTGCTCTGAGTTTTTGCCTCTTGAACCTAAGCCTATTGTTCAGTTAGGCAAGTACGCCAAAATCCTTATAGCTGGTCAGGCCCCTGGGCAAAAGACGCATTATAAAGGACGCCCCTTCGGTGATGCTAGCGGCGAGCGTTTACGCACATGGCTTGGTGTCACTAAAGAACAGTTCTATGACCCTAACTTGTTTGCCATCTTGCCCATGGGTTTTTGTTATCCAGGCAGTTACACCTCAGCCGATAAACAGAGCGGCGATAAACCGCCGCGCCCCGAATGTGCCAAAAAGTGGCGTCAGGACGTATTAAACCGGCTTGAACATATTGAGCTGACGCTATTAGTCGGCAAATATGCTATCGAGTGGCACCTAAAACAGAAACTCAGTGTCACACAATCTGTGGCTAACTGGCAGGCGCTGTGGCCAAATACCTTGGTAATGCCACATCCAAGCCCAAGAAACAATATCTGGCTTAAGCGTCATAGCGAGTTTGAACAAGAGATCGTTCCTCAATTGCAACAGCGGGTTGCTGCACTAATAAAACAGCCATAA